Proteins encoded by one window of Hippoglossus hippoglossus isolate fHipHip1 chromosome 15, fHipHip1.pri, whole genome shotgun sequence:
- the opn4a gene encoding melanopsin-A isoform X1, whose amino-acid sequence MDGRYERQSIVSCSEQNCSARGPESVAVPAGRAWIVNGSDVDAQRLVELQLPASTAPTVSHFPVYSPEVAMVPKYTYPFPTVDIPAHAHYTIGSVILAIGITGMVGNFLVIYAFSRSRSLRTPANMFIINLAITDLLMCITQTPIFFTTSMHKRWIFGEKGCELYAFCGALFGICSMITLTVIAIDRYFVITRPLTSIGVLSRKRALLVLMAAWLYSLGWSLPPFFGWSAYVPEGLLTSCSWDYMTFTPSVRAYTMLLFIFVFFLPLFIIIYCYVFIFRAIRNTNQAVGKFNGSTHSHTSGRDSVKSYHRLQNEWKMAKIALIVILLYVISWSPYSAAALTAFAGYADMLTPYMNSVPAVIAKASAIHNPIIYAITHPKYRVALAKYIPFLGVLLCVHPRDLRSTSSSFVSTRRSTVTSQSSDISSHFRQHSTGKIRLSSVSDSESGLTDTEADLSSMGSRPASRQVSCDISRDTTELPDFKPSSSFKSKIKSNDSGIFEKTYDTDFSKTGVSERSSVPNSGDYADGHVMRGTLSRIPSIVVTSETSPFLPIGRNGSRNTRTKTNNINNNSNRGAGHG is encoded by the exons atggacgGGAGGTACGAGCGCCAGAGCATCGTCTCGTGCAGCGAGCAGAACTGCAGCGCGCGCGGCCCGGAGAGCGTGGCGGTGCCTGCGGGACGCGCGTGGATCGTTAACGGCTCGGACGTGGATGCTCAGCGGCTCGTGGAGCTCCAGCTGCCCGCCTCCACCGCACCGACGGTCAGTCACTTTCCCGTTTATTCTCCAGAG GTGGCAATGGTGCCCAAGTACACGTACCCCTTTCCCACCGTGGACATTCCCGCCCATGCCCACTACACCATTGGCTCTGTCATCCTCGCCATTGGCATCACCGGCATGGTGGGAAACTTCCTGGTCATTTACGCCTTCAGCAG gagTCGCAGCCTGAGGACACCGGCCAATATGTTCATCATTAACCTGGCGATCACAGACCTGCTGATGTGCATCACTCAGACGCCCATCTTCTTCACCACCAGCATGCACAAGAGGTGGATCTTCGGAGAGAAAG GCTGCGAGCTGTACGCCTTTTGTGGCGCCCTCTTTGGAATCTGCTCCATGATCACGCTGACGGTGATCGCCATCGACCGCTACTTCGTCATCACGAGGCCTCTGACCTCCATTGGCGTTTTGTCACGGAAACGGGCCCTCCTCGTACTTATGGCTGCATGGCTCTATTCTTTGGGGTGGAGCCTGCCGCCATTCTTTGGCTgga GCGCCTATGTCCCGGAGGGTCTGCTGACTTCCTGTTCCTGGGACTACATGACCTTTACGCCGTCGGTGCGAGCGTACACCATGCTGCTTTTCATCTTCGTCTTCTTCCTGCcactcttcatcatcatctactGCTACGTCTTCATCTTCCGCGCCATACGCAACACAAacca GGCTGTGGGGAAGTTTAACGGCAGCACTCACAGTCACACCAGCGGTCGTGACTCGGTGAAGAGTTACCATCGCTTGCAGAACGAGTGGAAGATGGCGAAGATCGCCCTGATCGTCATCCTGCTCTACGTCATCTCATGGTCGCCGTACTCCGCCGCTGCCCTCACCGCCTTCGCCGG ataCGCCGACATGTTGACTCCCTACATGAACTCTGTGCCCGCCGTCATCGCCAAGGCCTCCGCCATCCACAACCCCATCATCTACGCCATTACACACCCCAAGTACAG ggTTGCACTGGCTAAGTACATCCCGTTTCTCGGTGTCTTGCTCTGCGTTCATCCTCGCGACCTCCGCTCTACCAGCAGCAGCTTTGTGTCGACGCGTCGCTCCACTGTGACCAGCCAGTCGTCCGACATCAGCAGCCATTTCAGACAGCACAGCACCGGCAAGATCCGCCTCTCCTCCGTGTCCGACAGCGAATCG GGTTTGACAGACACCGAGGCTGACCTGTCCAGTATGGGCTCCAGACCAGCCAGTCGCCAGGTCTCCTGTGACATCAGCAGAGACACCACCGAACTGCCCGACTTCAAACCCTCGTCCAGCTTCAAGTCCAAGATAAAGAGCAACGACTCGGGCATCTTCGAGAAG ACCTACGACACAGATTTCTCGAAGACGGGAGTCAGTGAACGCAGCAGCGTCCCAAAT AGCGGAGATTACGCAGACGGACACGTGATGAGAGGCACGCTCAGTCGAATCCCGAGCATCGTCGTCACCTCAGAGACCAGCCCCTTCCTTCCCATTGGACGGAATGGTTCACGCAACACCCgcaccaaaacaaacaacatcaacaacaacagcaacaggggGGCAGGGCACGGGTAG
- the LOC117775087 gene encoding cytochrome c oxidase assembly protein COX20, mitochondrial, with protein MTEEEKPNNSNKGFRLPGFQSIQNTPCARDAILHGAGGSLAAGLLHFLVTSRVKRSFDVGFAGFMLTTLGSWFYCRINNAKLRVQQRMIQDGMKNKILYEGSVPDPVTHPRAETPSSPS; from the exons ATGACGGAAGAAGAAAAACCGAACAACAGCAacaag GGTTTCCGTCTGCCGGGGTTTCAGAGCATCCAGAACACTCCGTGTGCCAGAGACGCCATCCTGCACGGGGCCGGAGGCTCGCTGGCCGCTGGCCTGCTCCACTTTCTGGTCACCA GTCGAGTGAAGAGGTCTTTTGACGTCGGATTTGCAGGATTCATGCTCACCACACTCGGCTCCTG GTTTTACTGCAGGATCAACAACGCAAAGCTTCGCGTGCAGCAGAGGATGATCCAGGACGGCATGAAGAACAAGATTTTGTACGAAGGATCTGTTCCCGACCCCGTAACACATCCCAGAGCAGAAACGCCATCAAGTCCTTCGTGA
- the opn4a gene encoding melanopsin-A isoform X2, giving the protein MDGRYERQSIVSCSEQNCSARGPESVAVPAGRAWIVNGSDVDAQRLVELQLPASTAPTVAMVPKYTYPFPTVDIPAHAHYTIGSVILAIGITGMVGNFLVIYAFSRSRSLRTPANMFIINLAITDLLMCITQTPIFFTTSMHKRWIFGEKGCELYAFCGALFGICSMITLTVIAIDRYFVITRPLTSIGVLSRKRALLVLMAAWLYSLGWSLPPFFGWSAYVPEGLLTSCSWDYMTFTPSVRAYTMLLFIFVFFLPLFIIIYCYVFIFRAIRNTNQAVGKFNGSTHSHTSGRDSVKSYHRLQNEWKMAKIALIVILLYVISWSPYSAAALTAFAGYADMLTPYMNSVPAVIAKASAIHNPIIYAITHPKYRVALAKYIPFLGVLLCVHPRDLRSTSSSFVSTRRSTVTSQSSDISSHFRQHSTGKIRLSSVSDSESGLTDTEADLSSMGSRPASRQVSCDISRDTTELPDFKPSSSFKSKIKSNDSGIFEKTYDTDFSKTGVSERSSVPNSGDYADGHVMRGTLSRIPSIVVTSETSPFLPIGRNGSRNTRTKTNNINNNSNRGAGHG; this is encoded by the exons atggacgGGAGGTACGAGCGCCAGAGCATCGTCTCGTGCAGCGAGCAGAACTGCAGCGCGCGCGGCCCGGAGAGCGTGGCGGTGCCTGCGGGACGCGCGTGGATCGTTAACGGCTCGGACGTGGATGCTCAGCGGCTCGTGGAGCTCCAGCTGCCCGCCTCCACCGCACCGACG GTGGCAATGGTGCCCAAGTACACGTACCCCTTTCCCACCGTGGACATTCCCGCCCATGCCCACTACACCATTGGCTCTGTCATCCTCGCCATTGGCATCACCGGCATGGTGGGAAACTTCCTGGTCATTTACGCCTTCAGCAG gagTCGCAGCCTGAGGACACCGGCCAATATGTTCATCATTAACCTGGCGATCACAGACCTGCTGATGTGCATCACTCAGACGCCCATCTTCTTCACCACCAGCATGCACAAGAGGTGGATCTTCGGAGAGAAAG GCTGCGAGCTGTACGCCTTTTGTGGCGCCCTCTTTGGAATCTGCTCCATGATCACGCTGACGGTGATCGCCATCGACCGCTACTTCGTCATCACGAGGCCTCTGACCTCCATTGGCGTTTTGTCACGGAAACGGGCCCTCCTCGTACTTATGGCTGCATGGCTCTATTCTTTGGGGTGGAGCCTGCCGCCATTCTTTGGCTgga GCGCCTATGTCCCGGAGGGTCTGCTGACTTCCTGTTCCTGGGACTACATGACCTTTACGCCGTCGGTGCGAGCGTACACCATGCTGCTTTTCATCTTCGTCTTCTTCCTGCcactcttcatcatcatctactGCTACGTCTTCATCTTCCGCGCCATACGCAACACAAacca GGCTGTGGGGAAGTTTAACGGCAGCACTCACAGTCACACCAGCGGTCGTGACTCGGTGAAGAGTTACCATCGCTTGCAGAACGAGTGGAAGATGGCGAAGATCGCCCTGATCGTCATCCTGCTCTACGTCATCTCATGGTCGCCGTACTCCGCCGCTGCCCTCACCGCCTTCGCCGG ataCGCCGACATGTTGACTCCCTACATGAACTCTGTGCCCGCCGTCATCGCCAAGGCCTCCGCCATCCACAACCCCATCATCTACGCCATTACACACCCCAAGTACAG ggTTGCACTGGCTAAGTACATCCCGTTTCTCGGTGTCTTGCTCTGCGTTCATCCTCGCGACCTCCGCTCTACCAGCAGCAGCTTTGTGTCGACGCGTCGCTCCACTGTGACCAGCCAGTCGTCCGACATCAGCAGCCATTTCAGACAGCACAGCACCGGCAAGATCCGCCTCTCCTCCGTGTCCGACAGCGAATCG GGTTTGACAGACACCGAGGCTGACCTGTCCAGTATGGGCTCCAGACCAGCCAGTCGCCAGGTCTCCTGTGACATCAGCAGAGACACCACCGAACTGCCCGACTTCAAACCCTCGTCCAGCTTCAAGTCCAAGATAAAGAGCAACGACTCGGGCATCTTCGAGAAG ACCTACGACACAGATTTCTCGAAGACGGGAGTCAGTGAACGCAGCAGCGTCCCAAAT AGCGGAGATTACGCAGACGGACACGTGATGAGAGGCACGCTCAGTCGAATCCCGAGCATCGTCGTCACCTCAGAGACCAGCCCCTTCCTTCCCATTGGACGGAATGGTTCACGCAACACCCgcaccaaaacaaacaacatcaacaacaacagcaacaggggGGCAGGGCACGGGTAG